A single window of Chitinophaga sp. XS-30 DNA harbors:
- a CDS encoding alpha/beta hydrolase, translating to MKKLLPVLLLTACLASLFSFDLQLPGGLLTYIDKNGDHQPVKTKADWAIKRRQIQDSMQQVMGPLPETAQEKAPQMEIKSSEKRDGYTRHEIRFLAAPGEWVPAYLYIPEQHGTIRKLPAMLVLHGTGALGKKIVDGASPKPNRAHARELAERGYVVIAPDYPSMGDLSDYDFHADRYRSGTMKALFNHIRCIDLLTARNDVDPERIGVLGHSLGGHNAMFAAAFDERLKVVVASCGWTKFDHYNIGEEASKRYGGKLGPWAQDRYMPLIRDHYQLEKVPFDFPEVIALIAPRAFFSNSPLKDSNFDVEGVKKGIREAAEVYQFLNAADRLQVRYPDAGHDFPEDVRMEAYRYIDKILR from the coding sequence ATGAAAAAGCTACTTCCCGTTTTATTGCTCACTGCATGCCTTGCTTCATTATTCAGCTTCGACCTCCAGCTTCCCGGCGGACTGTTAACATATATTGATAAAAACGGCGATCATCAACCCGTAAAAACAAAAGCTGACTGGGCTATAAAACGCAGGCAGATCCAGGACAGCATGCAACAGGTCATGGGGCCGCTACCGGAAACCGCTCAGGAGAAGGCCCCTCAAATGGAGATAAAAAGCAGCGAAAAAAGGGATGGTTACACCCGCCACGAGATCCGCTTCCTAGCCGCTCCCGGTGAATGGGTGCCGGCATATCTATACATACCAGAACAACATGGCACTATACGAAAACTGCCTGCCATGCTGGTACTGCACGGCACAGGCGCACTGGGGAAAAAGATCGTGGATGGCGCGAGTCCCAAGCCCAACCGCGCACATGCCAGAGAACTGGCGGAACGGGGATATGTGGTCATTGCCCCCGATTATCCCAGCATGGGCGATCTGAGCGATTATGACTTTCATGCCGACCGCTACCGGTCCGGCACCATGAAGGCCCTGTTCAACCATATTCGCTGCATCGACCTTCTGACTGCGCGGAATGATGTAGACCCCGAGCGCATCGGTGTGCTCGGGCATTCGCTTGGTGGGCACAACGCTATGTTCGCCGCAGCTTTTGACGAACGGCTGAAAGTAGTAGTGGCCAGTTGCGGCTGGACGAAGTTCGATCATTACAACATCGGGGAAGAAGCCTCAAAACGGTATGGCGGAAAACTTGGCCCCTGGGCGCAGGACAGGTATATGCCGTTGATCCGCGACCATTATCAGCTGGAAAAAGTGCCGTTTGATTTTCCGGAAGTGATCGCCCTTATTGCGCCGCGTGCATTCTTTTCAAACTCGCCGTTGAAAGACAGCAATTTCGATGTTGAAGGTGTGAAAAAGGGTATCCGCGAAGCCGCTGAAGTATATCAATTCCTTAACGCCGCCGATCGTCTGCAGGTTAGATATCCTGATGCGGGGCACGATTTTCCGGAAGACGTACGCATGGAGGCCTATCGTTACATCGATAAAATATTGCGATGA
- a CDS encoding 2TM domain-containing protein — translation METNQQRDEQLWRRAKARANFRNHLMTYLIINGALWAIWLLTGTHGEVPWPVWPMLGWGLALAFQYYNAFHKDPYGDTIREYEKLQQEKERQGL, via the coding sequence ATGGAAACAAACCAGCAAAGAGACGAACAGCTGTGGCGCCGCGCAAAAGCCCGGGCCAACTTCCGGAATCACCTGATGACCTACCTGATCATCAACGGCGCTTTATGGGCGATCTGGCTGCTGACCGGCACTCACGGAGAAGTGCCCTGGCCGGTATGGCCCATGCTCGGATGGGGACTGGCGCTGGCCTTCCAATACTACAACGCATTCCACAAAGACCCCTACGGCGATACCATACGTGAGTACGAAAAACTGCAGCAGGAGAAAGAACGCCAGGGCTTGTAG
- a CDS encoding long-chain fatty acid--CoA ligase yields the protein MHQLPTRLFDVVTHQHSHYPQQDMLAGKENGAWRTYSTAEVMEITGRFAAGLLQLGISGNDMTIERQDKIAIISINRPEWILTDLACQQTGAVLVPIYPTISEAELAYVLQDSEARILFVQGEELYNKVKDMAGLDIYSFDQIPGVRHWSEIPALAQPGDEEKVQAIKDSIQPAHLATIIYTSGTNGTPKGVMLSHENIMSNVTACKEYLPVNEQARALSFLPLNHIFERMVTYIYLLSGVSVYYAEAMETISDNLREVKPGIFTTVPRLLEKVYEKIMEKGLELKGIKRALFFRAVAIAREFELNKNQGIWYNMQLRLANKLIFSKWREALGGNLQCIVTGAAACQVRLLKIFTAAGINILEGYGLTETSPVISVNRKEKEDRMFGTVGPVISNVEVKIAEDGEILCKGPNVTMGYYKRPDLTADAIKDGWFHTGDIGVLVDNKFLKITDRKKELFKTSGGKFVAPQPIENKFRESPYIEQIMVVGADRKFAGALIVPNFRNLEDWARKNNVQPALNDPKVKALYKQAVERYNQSFNHIEQVKKFELMPHEWTVEGGEMTPTLKLKRKVILEKYRDVIERIYA from the coding sequence ATGCACCAACTGCCCACCCGCTTATTTGATGTTGTAACACATCAGCACAGCCATTATCCCCAACAGGACATGCTGGCCGGTAAAGAAAACGGCGCCTGGCGCACCTACAGCACCGCCGAAGTCATGGAGATCACCGGCAGGTTCGCCGCAGGGTTGCTGCAGCTGGGCATCAGCGGCAACGATATGACCATTGAGCGGCAGGACAAGATCGCTATCATTAGCATCAACCGCCCTGAATGGATATTGACCGACCTGGCCTGCCAGCAGACCGGCGCCGTACTGGTGCCCATCTACCCCACCATCAGCGAAGCCGAACTGGCATATGTGCTGCAGGATTCCGAAGCGCGGATACTGTTCGTGCAGGGGGAAGAGCTTTACAACAAGGTGAAAGACATGGCCGGCCTGGATATCTATTCGTTCGACCAAATACCCGGCGTGAGGCACTGGAGCGAGATACCCGCGCTGGCGCAACCCGGCGATGAGGAGAAAGTACAGGCCATCAAAGACAGCATCCAGCCCGCACACCTGGCTACCATCATTTATACATCCGGCACCAACGGCACACCCAAAGGCGTGATGCTCTCCCATGAGAACATTATGAGCAACGTTACCGCCTGCAAGGAATACCTGCCGGTGAACGAACAGGCGCGGGCGCTGAGCTTCCTGCCGCTCAATCACATATTCGAGCGGATGGTGACCTACATCTACCTGCTTTCCGGTGTGTCGGTTTATTATGCCGAAGCCATGGAAACGATCTCCGATAACCTCCGCGAGGTCAAACCCGGTATCTTTACCACAGTGCCGCGGCTGCTGGAGAAAGTCTATGAAAAGATCATGGAGAAGGGCCTGGAGCTGAAAGGCATCAAACGCGCCCTGTTCTTCCGCGCCGTAGCCATTGCCCGGGAATTTGAGCTGAATAAAAACCAGGGTATCTGGTACAATATGCAGCTCAGGCTCGCGAACAAGCTGATCTTCAGCAAATGGCGGGAGGCTCTGGGCGGCAATCTGCAATGCATCGTTACCGGCGCCGCCGCCTGCCAGGTGAGGCTGCTGAAGATATTCACGGCCGCAGGCATCAACATCCTGGAAGGGTACGGTCTCACTGAAACGTCCCCGGTGATCAGCGTGAACCGCAAGGAGAAAGAAGACCGTATGTTCGGCACCGTTGGCCCGGTGATCAGCAATGTGGAAGTGAAGATAGCGGAGGACGGAGAGATCCTCTGCAAAGGTCCCAATGTGACGATGGGCTATTACAAGCGGCCGGACCTCACAGCCGATGCGATCAAAGACGGCTGGTTCCATACCGGCGACATCGGCGTACTGGTGGATAACAAATTCCTCAAGATCACCGACCGTAAAAAAGAACTGTTCAAAACCTCCGGCGGCAAGTTCGTGGCGCCGCAACCCATCGAGAACAAATTCCGGGAATCCCCTTACATCGAGCAGATCATGGTGGTGGGCGCGGACCGTAAATTCGCCGGCGCACTCATCGTGCCCAACTTCCGCAACCTGGAAGACTGGGCGAGGAAGAACAATGTGCAACCCGCGCTGAACGACCCGAAAGTCAAGGCCCTGTACAAACAGGCGGTGGAGCGGTATAACCAGTCGTTCAACCATATTGAGCAGGTAAAAAAATTCGAGCTGATGCCGCATGAGTGGACGGTGGAAGGCGGGGAAATGACGCCCACATTGAAGCTGAAGCGCAAAGTGATCCTGGAGAAGTACCGGGATGTCATTGAGCGGATCTATGCATAA
- a CDS encoding helix-turn-helix domain-containing protein: MLRLTHAEIKTLIRIRWYLEDSRNYPIHIPDLPELFSIEENKLLRGFKRLFKVSIHRYYLRQSMLHAKQLIQDGAMIKEAAIVQGYSNTANFSRAYKRFFGYYPSTIDCGNNAGNGQ, translated from the coding sequence ATGTTACGATTAACCCACGCAGAAATCAAAACCCTTATACGCATCCGCTGGTATTTAGAAGACAGCAGGAACTATCCCATTCATATCCCCGACCTTCCGGAACTGTTTAGCATAGAGGAAAACAAGCTGCTTCGGGGGTTTAAGCGCTTGTTTAAAGTCAGCATTCACCGTTACTACCTCCGCCAATCCATGCTTCATGCAAAACAATTGATACAGGACGGTGCAATGATTAAAGAAGCGGCCATCGTCCAGGGATATAGCAATACGGCGAACTTCAGCCGTGCTTACAAGCGGTTTTTCGGCTACTACCCCTCTACGATTGACTGCGGTAACAATGCAGGAAACGGGCAATAA
- a CDS encoding MauE/DoxX family redox-associated membrane protein, producing MKKNILIEVISYAFILLFLYTALNKVFLYDTYILDLQASPALAPLSISLAIVIPFSEIVVSILLFFERTRKIGMYASFILMSVFTIYVGYVLSFTDERPCQCGGIIRELSWPAHMIFNICFLLLSAIGIWLIRKKDNRNSTKLSYSTAN from the coding sequence GTGAAAAAGAACATTTTGATTGAAGTTATCTCATACGCATTCATTCTGCTATTTCTTTATACAGCGCTCAATAAGGTCTTTTTGTACGACACATACATCCTAGATCTCCAGGCTTCGCCGGCCCTCGCGCCTTTATCGATATCATTGGCAATTGTGATTCCGTTCTCCGAAATCGTTGTTTCAATACTTCTGTTCTTTGAAAGAACCAGAAAAATTGGAATGTATGCTTCTTTCATTCTGATGTCTGTGTTCACGATTTATGTTGGATATGTACTTAGCTTCACAGACGAAAGACCATGCCAATGCGGGGGCATAATAAGAGAACTATCGTGGCCAGCACATATGATATTCAATATTTGTTTCCTGCTCCTGTCGGCTATTGGAATATGGCTTATACGAAAAAAGGATAACCGCAATTCGACGAAGTTGTCATACTCAACAGCAAACTAA
- a CDS encoding AAA domain-containing protein has translation MSLKRELIYIDGKDETNRIVSYSYRDDKCVIVFKNNGKPYSYNTKRIKVVRTAISDDKSCNIFNYLGKLADTVGLKTEDGNNILAKIYQQISFLPEDCILSNYLSGTIPQTSSNSRSVEIFPFGFNISQKNAVNTAFSCSMSVIEGPPGTGKTQSILNIIANAVMNGQSIAVVSSNNSATKNVYEKLEKNGIGFIAALLGNAQNKKEFIDCQTNIPDLSRFSLSDTEKSKLIENVQKLFHQLTEYLSRKNELALLKQELDNIKTEYQHFQNTYKEQTGESITFKKNISADALLLLWLSIETQASKRKEFGFIKRFILRIKYGIKEKLFYAYSFERMIWICQSKYYPTKISEFTKRIEILKDFIKRISFDSKMQEYTNLSMQLLKAELYKRYQSNKREIYAIEELRSKSSEFIRDYPVIMSTTYSLRQSLSDNIFYDYVIIDESSQVDLTTGALALSCAKRAVIVGDLKQLPNVVDNVTKDKTDLIFRSFTLPEPYRYSNHSLLSSVLELFPGMPKTLLKEHYRCHPKIIEFCNIKFYKNQLVVLTEQANKHPPLIVYKTSPGNHARERMNQRQIDVIKQEIIPNECLETVDLGIVTPYRNQTNALQKAFTGTAIKADTVDKFQGRENEVIILSTVDNEISDFTDNPNRLNVAVSRAIERLILVVNGNDSEKDGNIADLIRYIEYHNFSVVQSSLNSLFDYLYKGYEEKRATIISRRGRVSKFDSENLTYALIKEVLSCDNFSKYDVLLHFPVRGLIKDFSNLNEIEHKYANNPLTHIDFLIYNKFGKNPVLAIEVDGFEYHRYGSQQEKRDRIKDKILEKYGLSLLRFATNGSNEKETLIKKLSEIQN, from the coding sequence ATGTCACTAAAAAGAGAACTGATATATATTGACGGGAAAGACGAAACAAACCGCATTGTTTCCTATTCATATCGCGACGACAAATGCGTTATAGTTTTCAAGAATAATGGTAAACCATATTCATACAATACAAAGAGAATAAAAGTTGTCCGAACAGCAATAAGTGATGACAAATCCTGCAATATCTTTAACTATCTGGGAAAGTTAGCGGATACAGTCGGATTAAAAACGGAAGACGGCAACAATATACTTGCAAAAATTTACCAGCAGATATCATTTCTACCAGAAGATTGTATTCTTTCAAATTACTTGAGTGGAACCATTCCCCAGACTAGTAGCAATAGCCGATCAGTAGAGATCTTCCCTTTTGGATTTAATATTAGTCAGAAAAATGCCGTAAATACCGCCTTTTCTTGTTCCATGAGCGTTATTGAGGGACCTCCAGGAACAGGAAAGACACAATCCATATTAAACATTATTGCCAATGCCGTTATGAATGGGCAAAGCATTGCAGTTGTATCAAGTAATAATTCTGCGACAAAAAACGTTTACGAAAAACTTGAAAAAAATGGCATCGGATTTATCGCCGCACTGCTTGGAAATGCTCAAAACAAAAAAGAGTTTATTGATTGCCAAACAAATATTCCCGATTTATCAAGGTTCAGTTTATCTGACACGGAAAAATCGAAACTAATAGAAAATGTGCAAAAACTATTCCATCAACTCACTGAATATCTTTCCAGAAAGAACGAATTAGCCTTATTGAAACAGGAACTTGATAATATAAAAACCGAATATCAACATTTTCAAAACACTTACAAAGAACAAACAGGTGAGTCCATTACATTTAAGAAAAACATAAGTGCTGATGCCTTGCTCTTGTTGTGGTTGTCTATTGAAACCCAAGCCAGTAAAAGAAAGGAGTTTGGCTTTATTAAAAGGTTCATTCTCCGAATAAAATACGGGATCAAAGAGAAACTGTTCTATGCATATTCTTTTGAAAGGATGATTTGGATATGCCAGTCAAAATATTATCCAACGAAAATTTCTGAATTTACAAAGAGAATAGAAATATTGAAAGATTTCATCAAGCGGATTTCCTTTGACAGTAAAATGCAAGAATACACAAATCTTTCGATGCAACTATTGAAAGCAGAACTATACAAGAGATACCAAAGCAATAAAAGGGAAATTTATGCCATAGAAGAACTTCGTTCCAAATCGTCCGAATTCATCCGGGACTATCCCGTGATTATGAGTACAACATACTCGTTAAGACAAAGTTTATCTGATAATATTTTTTACGATTATGTAATAATAGACGAATCGTCACAAGTTGATCTGACAACAGGCGCGCTTGCGTTATCCTGTGCAAAACGAGCCGTAATTGTAGGCGATCTGAAACAGCTCCCCAATGTGGTTGATAATGTCACGAAAGATAAAACCGACCTGATTTTTCGTTCTTTCACCCTTCCTGAACCTTATCGCTATTCAAATCACAGCTTACTATCCTCAGTATTGGAACTTTTCCCCGGCATGCCAAAAACACTTTTGAAGGAACATTATCGTTGTCATCCGAAAATCATAGAATTTTGCAATATAAAGTTTTACAAAAATCAACTTGTTGTACTTACGGAACAGGCAAACAAACACCCTCCCCTTATTGTTTACAAAACCTCTCCTGGCAATCATGCACGGGAAAGAATGAATCAAAGGCAAATTGACGTTATAAAACAGGAAATCATCCCAAACGAATGCCTTGAAACGGTTGATCTGGGAATTGTTACCCCATACCGCAATCAAACTAACGCACTGCAAAAAGCATTTACCGGAACGGCAATAAAAGCGGATACGGTTGATAAATTTCAAGGTAGAGAAAATGAAGTTATCATACTTTCCACTGTTGATAATGAAATTTCAGATTTTACGGATAACCCTAATCGTTTAAATGTGGCAGTTTCTCGTGCAATAGAGCGACTGATATTGGTTGTAAATGGGAATGACAGCGAGAAAGACGGCAACATTGCCGATTTAATACGATATATTGAGTACCATAACTTTTCAGTAGTTCAAAGTAGCCTGAACTCCCTATTCGATTATCTGTACAAAGGGTATGAGGAGAAGCGGGCAACAATTATTTCAAGAAGAGGCAGAGTATCAAAATTTGACAGTGAAAACTTAACGTATGCTCTCATTAAAGAAGTGTTATCATGCGACAATTTCTCAAAATATGACGTCCTCTTGCATTTTCCTGTAAGGGGTCTTATCAAAGATTTTTCCAATCTAAATGAGATAGAACATAAATATGCCAATAATCCGTTAACTCATATAGATTTTTTGATTTACAACAAATTCGGTAAAAATCCTGTCCTTGCTATAGAAGTTGATGGGTTTGAATATCATAGATATGGCTCACAACAAGAAAAAAGAGATAGGATAAAGGATAAAATATTAGAAAAATACGGTTTATCTCTCCTGCGTTTTGCAACAAACGGCAGTAATGAAAAAGAGACTCTGATAAAGAAATTAAGTGAAATACAGAATTAG
- a CDS encoding RagB/SusD family nutrient uptake outer membrane protein yields MKRYIIPTLMLISLSLVSCKKFLDVEAPKDKLVTATVFENDETAIATITGIYSRMYVESNNLLGYHLNFQFALLADELRNYSSGAEVVRVYTNSLNAANPTTPNYWQLGYNFIYNANSIYEGCENSKAMTPAVKKQIMAESLFVRAWWHFFLTNVYGDIPILTNTDYETNRIKSRSAQADVYKQVVADLVKAKSEISELYLAGNTIAASTDRVRPNKSVVSAFLARVYLYAGQYSEAEAEATTLITNTAQYKLSATGSTFLKSSTEAIWQLMTPLPSTTTANTFEALHFVLNTKPSSVAGTNCVTISSSLLAAFEATDKRKGDWIGKFTDNTVTPNVDYFYPAKYKSISTTVSTEYTTLLRLGEQFLIRAEARLAQNNLNGAAEDVTAIRVRAGLLPTTASDKPALTAAIAQERRLELFVEYGHRWFDLKRTNKINEVMEFAAPAKGSTWASYKQLFPIPIREVQSAPNLKQNLGYN; encoded by the coding sequence ATGAAACGTTACATAATACCGACATTGATGCTCATTTCGCTGAGCCTAGTATCTTGCAAGAAGTTTCTCGATGTAGAAGCACCAAAGGATAAGCTGGTTACGGCGACCGTATTTGAAAATGACGAAACCGCTATTGCCACAATTACTGGAATTTACAGTCGAATGTATGTTGAAAGCAACAATTTACTGGGCTATCATCTTAATTTCCAATTTGCGCTACTCGCGGACGAATTGCGAAATTACTCAAGTGGTGCTGAGGTTGTAAGAGTATATACAAACAGTTTGAACGCAGCGAATCCAACCACGCCCAATTACTGGCAACTGGGCTACAACTTTATCTACAATGCCAATTCAATTTACGAAGGGTGTGAGAATTCAAAAGCCATGACACCGGCAGTAAAAAAGCAGATAATGGCCGAATCGCTATTCGTTCGCGCATGGTGGCATTTTTTCCTCACGAACGTTTATGGCGATATTCCAATTTTAACGAACACCGACTATGAAACTAACCGGATAAAAAGCCGGTCGGCCCAGGCGGACGTGTATAAGCAGGTTGTTGCTGATTTAGTCAAAGCAAAATCCGAGATCAGCGAACTGTACCTTGCAGGAAACACAATTGCCGCATCTACGGATCGGGTTCGGCCTAACAAATCGGTCGTATCGGCATTTCTCGCAAGGGTTTATCTCTATGCTGGTCAATATTCCGAAGCCGAAGCTGAGGCAACAACGTTGATCACTAACACAGCCCAATACAAACTTTCCGCAACCGGCTCCACGTTTTTAAAGTCGAGTACGGAGGCAATTTGGCAGCTAATGACGCCCCTGCCATCTACGACAACTGCGAATACCTTTGAGGCCTTGCATTTTGTTTTGAATACTAAACCGTCTTCAGTTGCTGGCACCAACTGCGTTACCATCAGTTCATCACTGCTAGCAGCATTTGAAGCCACTGATAAAAGAAAAGGAGATTGGATTGGCAAATTTACAGACAATACAGTAACCCCAAATGTAGATTACTTTTATCCTGCAAAATACAAATCCATTAGCACTACGGTTTCAACGGAATATACAACACTGCTCCGTCTGGGAGAACAGTTTCTTATCCGGGCTGAAGCCAGGCTTGCTCAGAATAATTTAAACGGAGCTGCAGAGGACGTTACGGCAATACGAGTGAGGGCTGGTCTGCTGCCGACAACAGCAAGCGATAAACCCGCCTTGACAGCTGCCATTGCCCAGGAGCGAAGATTGGAGCTTTTTGTTGAATATGGGCATAGGTGGTTTGATCTGAAAAGAACTAATAAAATTAATGAGGTAATGGAATTCGCTGCTCCAGCAAAAGGAAGTACGTGGGCAAGCTATAAGCAGCTTTTCCCAATTCCAATACGAGAGGTGCAGAGCGCACCAAACTTAAAACAGAATTTAGGGTACAATTAA
- a CDS encoding redoxin domain-containing protein — MLTERVPQVYRSSIAAWVVPGFPVSAVLFETCQVRLLPRIQIDCFMKKCRILIVSVIILATACNNDPIAKLPEFEILLEDSTTIFNSKNIPNGIPVLLIQFSADCKECQEETSEILANIDFFKNTNIYFITYEPFERMKVFISHYKLNNYHNVTVGYDYSKFLPAHFKMHSTPLVAVYDKRKNLKVLYQGKTTIEKLKKSVSSYQ, encoded by the coding sequence ATGTTAACAGAAAGGGTTCCGCAGGTGTACAGGTCATCCATCGCGGCTTGGGTTGTGCCAGGGTTTCCTGTGTCTGCGGTGCTATTTGAAACTTGTCAGGTCCGCCTGCTGCCGCGTATTCAAATTGATTGCTTTATGAAAAAATGCCGCATTTTAATCGTGTCAGTCATCATACTAGCCACCGCTTGCAATAATGATCCCATAGCCAAATTGCCGGAGTTTGAAATATTACTAGAAGACAGCACCACTATTTTCAACTCAAAAAATATTCCCAACGGAATACCAGTATTGCTGATTCAGTTCAGCGCAGATTGCAAAGAATGCCAGGAGGAAACCAGTGAAATATTGGCAAACATAGACTTCTTCAAAAACACCAACATTTACTTTATAACATACGAGCCATTTGAGCGGATGAAGGTTTTTATTTCGCATTACAAGTTGAACAATTATCACAATGTAACTGTGGGATATGACTATTCCAAATTTCTTCCCGCACACTTTAAAATGCATTCTACTCCACTGGTAGCGGTTTACGATAAGCGAAAAAATCTCAAGGTGCTATACCAGGGAAAGACAACAATAGAAAAACTTAAAAAGTCAGTTAGTTCATACCAATAA
- a CDS encoding YceI family protein: MQYKVLVFLVMFFAAACQQVPKADKAEVTEAQAVQQPADEHEHTYRLDTAASALYWIGTKPTGEHRGSFRFTEGQLFAKDSILTGGQFTIDINSLRDTDLEAQPDMRTKLEEELRGENFFDAARFPVASFEITGVSPYHPSETDKGVLLKDATHMIKGNLTMKSVTKNITFPARIVLQNGKVKATANFNIDRTLWGMTYRADKSLQDKLINSIVNIRFDITAR; the protein is encoded by the coding sequence ATGCAGTATAAAGTACTTGTTTTCCTTGTCATGTTTTTTGCCGCCGCCTGTCAGCAGGTACCCAAAGCGGATAAAGCTGAAGTGACCGAAGCCCAGGCCGTACAACAGCCGGCAGATGAACATGAGCATACTTACCGGCTGGATACCGCCGCCAGTGCCCTGTACTGGATAGGCACCAAACCCACCGGCGAGCATCGCGGCTCCTTCCGTTTTACGGAGGGACAGCTGTTTGCGAAAGACAGTATTTTAACCGGCGGCCAGTTCACCATCGACATCAACAGCCTCCGGGATACCGACCTGGAAGCACAACCGGATATGCGCACAAAACTGGAAGAGGAACTGCGCGGCGAAAATTTCTTTGACGCCGCCCGGTTCCCCGTTGCCAGCTTCGAGATCACCGGTGTCAGTCCCTATCACCCCAGTGAGACCGATAAAGGCGTATTGCTGAAGGATGCCACCCATATGATCAAAGGCAACCTGACCATGAAAAGCGTCACCAAGAATATCACCTTCCCCGCCAGGATCGTGCTGCAGAACGGGAAAGTGAAAGCCACCGCGAATTTCAATATCGACAGAACACTGTGGGGAATGACCTACCGCGCCGACAAATCGTTGCAGGACAAGCTCATCAACTCCATTGTGAATATCCGTTTCGATATCACGGCCCGATAG
- a CDS encoding TlpA disulfide reductase family protein gives MKTIVTSIMLIFLFTSVLGQESESVYPKIGEKIAPFQLTGAGNDGDKVITSEQLKGKFTILDFWSKYCGACIASFPKMDSLQKSFSDDLQTILIGYLDDQQRIKSVFDLHKRKNNLNLTTVYDTAVFNRFRVHGVPHLVWIDKSGIVKAVTLPQDANKENISKFIKGEDFDFEDMSFDSRKKTNFDISKPFLIKGNGGQEDNYLVRSILTKWEEGMPISGPGQITKRTKRIECLKMNIESLYHTAFFTNVNNGSPNWNFPIFETKDSLKFKGDDNLFYCYSLSSPPGFILGVQLQRIMQNELKNYFGYGARIEKRDLPCWKLVVINKQNLEEFKSKSSDKISYWDDSGGYVYNTAMENIASFIGSRLKPALNVVDATYIDFKIDMGFNIDMSDYESVRRALKRYGLDLILSSTQQNVLVITDFQDERLLSRQ, from the coding sequence ATGAAGACGATCGTAACATCAATAATGTTAATATTCCTTTTCACTTCTGTACTAGGGCAGGAGTCTGAAAGCGTATATCCGAAAATCGGAGAAAAAATCGCGCCGTTTCAACTTACTGGAGCTGGGAATGACGGAGATAAAGTCATTACTTCAGAGCAATTAAAGGGCAAGTTTACAATTCTTGATTTTTGGTCAAAGTATTGCGGCGCTTGTATTGCTAGTTTTCCGAAAATGGATTCTTTGCAGAAGAGCTTCAGTGATGATTTGCAAACTATTCTTATTGGCTACCTTGATGACCAACAGCGAATTAAATCAGTTTTCGATCTCCACAAAAGGAAGAATAACCTAAATTTAACAACTGTTTACGATACAGCAGTTTTTAATCGATTCCGAGTTCATGGCGTACCACACTTAGTATGGATTGACAAGTCTGGTATCGTAAAGGCCGTAACTTTACCTCAAGATGCCAATAAAGAAAACATAAGCAAATTCATTAAAGGTGAGGACTTTGATTTTGAGGACATGAGTTTTGATAGTAGAAAAAAGACTAATTTCGATATTAGTAAGCCCTTTCTAATTAAAGGTAACGGCGGCCAAGAAGACAATTACCTTGTTAGATCAATTTTAACGAAATGGGAAGAAGGCATGCCGATATCAGGGCCTGGGCAAATAACAAAAAGAACGAAGCGGATCGAATGCCTTAAGATGAATATCGAATCACTTTACCATACGGCATTTTTTACTAATGTTAACAACGGTTCACCAAATTGGAATTTTCCAATTTTTGAAACAAAGGATTCATTGAAATTCAAAGGAGACGATAACCTATTCTACTGCTACAGTCTATCTTCACCACCAGGATTTATTTTGGGAGTTCAATTGCAAAGAATTATGCAAAATGAACTCAAGAACTATTTCGGATATGGTGCGCGCATTGAGAAGAGGGATTTACCCTGCTGGAAACTTGTTGTCATAAACAAACAGAACCTCGAAGAATTCAAGTCGAAAAGTTCGGATAAAATTAGTTATTGGGATGATTCAGGAGGTTACGTTTATAACACAGCTATGGAAAATATTGCTAGTTTTATTGGTTCGCGATTAAAACCTGCTTTAAACGTTGTTGATGCTACCTACATTGATTTTAAAATCGACATGGGATTTAATATAGATATGTCAGATTATGAATCAGTACGGAGAGCGCTTAAGAGGTATGGGCTCGATTTGATCCTTTCTTCCACTCAGCAAAATGTCTTGGTGATTACGGATTTTCAAGACGAAAGGCTACTTTCTAGGCAATAG